The region CTCGGCCGCAGCCGAAATCGCCACGCCCAGCCAGCAAGAGATCGGCCAGCAGGTGACGACCCTCCGCTTGCGTCTGGCATCGAGCCTGATGCGGAGCGTCCGGCGAGGGCAGGCGGAGCTGCAGGCACGGCGAGACAGTTTGCGGCTGATCTCGCCGCATGCCCGCCTGGCGAACGCCCGCCAGCAGCTGGATGATTGGATGCGGCGGTCGCAGGCCGCCCTCTCCCATGACCTCGCCCTGCGGCGGGCCGGGGTGCAGGGGAGATTACAGACGCTGAGCGCAGTTGGCCCGGAGGCAGTCCTGGCGCGCGGCTATGCCATCGTCACCCGGACTGCCGACGGCAGGGTCGTGCGCAGCGTGTCTCAGGTCTCTGCTGGCCATGCCCTGGACATCCGCCTGAGGGATGGCATGATCCCGGCTCTGGTTATCCCGGCCCGAGGGAGGAAGTAGGCATGCCGAAGGCAAAACCCACCAAGCAGCCCAACTTCGAACAGGCCTTCGATGAACTGGGCAGCGTGGTCACTCGGCTGGAAACCGGCGAGCTCCCGCTCGAGGAGGCGCTGGCGCTGTTTGAACGCGGCCAGGAGCTGGCCGCCGTGTGCGCCCACCTGCTCGACAAGGCCGAGCTGAGGCTGAAGACACTGGCCCGCGACGACTTGAAGGCGATCGAAGAAGACGACCTGGAGGATCTTTGAGCCGTGCTCTACGGCCTGCTGCATAACCCGGCGCTGATCAGTGCCCTCGTGGCCTGGGCCATCGCCCAGGGAGCCAAGGCTCCGGTTGAGTATCTGCGCACCCGCACTTGGGATTGGTCACTATACCTTCGAGCCGGCGGCATGCCCTCCTCCCACACGGCGCTGGTTGTGGCGGTGGCGCATGGCATTGGCCTGACCGAGGGCTTCGGCTCGGCGGCCTTCGCCCTGGCGTTGGTGGTGGCCATGATTGTCGTCTACGATGCAACCGGGGTGAGGCGGCAGGCCGGTCTGCACGCCGAAGTGATCAATGCCCTGCTGCGTGACTTGGTCGCCGGGCACCCGCTCAAGCAGGAAGAGCTGATCGAGCTGCTCGGCCATTCCCCGCTGGAGGCGCTGGTCGGGGGCCTGCTCGGCCTATGTGTGGCCCAGCTTCTGGCTCCGCAGCTGCCCGCTGCTTGAGGCCAGCCGTCTCCCAATCTGCCTGCCCGGCCCGTCAACCCTGAGCCAGGCGGCGGCGCGCCGCCCGCCACAGTGCCAGCGGCTCGGGAGCCTTGAGGCTGGCGGCAACGACGATGAAGACCACGAATCCCAACACAACGCCCCCAAGCGCAACCACGACAGCCGAGCGACTCGCCGTCAGGCTCAGCCACCCGACGAGACAGAGCGACATGGCGCCCGAGGCCATGAGCGTGGCCACTAGGCCCGGACGCAGGGGAGCGGCCTCCAGGCCGCCCAAGCGGCGGCGGATCAACCCCAGCAGCACGACACACTCCAGGCCAGTGGCCAGGGAATTCGCCAGCGCCAGGGCGCCGTGCGGCATCCAGCCGATCTGAATGAAAGCCTGCGCGAGCAGCAGGCTGAGCAGGACGTTGAGCGTCATCGCCGCCACGCCGACCAGCACCGGCGTGCGAGTATCGTGCAGGGCGTAGAAGGCGCGGCTGACGATCTCCAGGAGTGAGTGCCCGACCAGGCCGACCGCGAACCACACCAATGCCCAGGCGACCATTTCCGTGGACTGGGCGCTGAATGCCCCGCGCTCGAACAGAGCCGAGACGATAGGTGTGCTCAGCAGCACCAATCCCAGACTGGCTGGCAATGCTAGGAAGAACACCGCCCGCAGCGTCTTGCCCAGGGAGGCGCGCAGCGAGTCCAACTCTCCTCGGGCGAACTGAGCCGAGAAGGTCGGCAAGGCGGCGATGGCCGAGGACTGGGCGATCACGGCCTGCGGCATGATCATCAATGAGAAGGCAAATGTCAGCGCCGCCACGCTGCCCTCCGGCATGCCGGAGGCCAGGATCGTGTTGACCACGAAGTTGACCTGCACAACCGCTACGCCCAGCAGGCGAGGCAGCATCAGTCGGCCAACCTCGGCCACGGCCGGATTGCCGCCGCCCAGACTTGCGACGTAGTGGCCGCCAAGCCGCAGCAGCCCCGGGACCTGAATCGCCAGATGCAGCCCGGCTCCCAGCACCACGCCCCACGCCAGACCATAGATGCCCATCCGGGGCACGAGCAGCCACAGGCCGAGGATCCAGCCCACTCGGTAGAAAGCCGGCGCCAGCGCCGGTAGCGCGAACCGTTGGTGGGCATTGAGGATCCCCATCACCAGTCCGCTGAGGCCGAAGATCGCCGGAGCGATCAGCAGGATGCGCATCAGAGAGGTCGTCAGGTCGATCTGGGCGGGGTCGGTAAAGCCGGGGGCCAGGACATGGGTGACCAGCCAGCGGGCGCCAACCGCCGCCAACAGCGAGGCCGCCAGCAGCACCAGAGTCACCAGATTGCCGACAGCCGACGCCAATCGCCAGGCGCCGGGCTGATCGTGGCGGGTGAGGAAGCCGGTGAAGGTCGGGACGAATGCCGAGGCCAGCGCGCCGCCGGCCATCAACAGAAACAGCAACTCCGGCAGACGGTTGGCGGCATAGAAGGCATCGATCTCGGCCTGAGTGCCGAACGCCCGCGAGACCAGCATCGTTGTCAGCAGGCCGGCCAGGCTGGAGACGGCAAGCCCGGCCATCACGACAAGGGTGCCGCGCGCAATCTGCCGATCGCCGGCGTTCATGAGCGAGGATTATAGACTACGGGCCACGCCCGAGGTGGACACCACCTCAACCGTCTTGGGTGTTGGCGAGCGTTCGAGCGGGATACAATCATGGCCATTCTGTCCACCACATGGGAGCACTCTGATGATTCGAGCCCAGCATCTTCCAGTCAAGGGAACCCTGCGGGCCCTGGCGCCGACGGAGCTCAACCCGCGGCTGTTGCGCGCCTCCCAGGGAACCGTGTGGGTCGACTTCGAGGCGGAGCCGATCGAGACCTGTGAGCCAATCCTGCGCGATGTCTTCCGTTTCCATCCACTGGCCATCGACGACGCCCTGCGCGAGACCCACATCCCGAAGCTGGACGATTGGGGAGACTACCTGTATATCGCTTTCCATTCCGTGGGCTTCGACCTGGACGGGGGCCCCCACGTGGACACTCGGGAGGTGGATTTCTTCCTGGGAAAGGGATACCTCGTCAGCCACCATGATGAGCCGATCCCAATGGTCAACAAGATCTGGGAGCGCTGTCAGAAGGACCAGCGCATCCTCGGGGAAGGCCCCGACCACGCTCTGTACTTGGTCCTGGACGAGCTGGTCAACAGCTACATGGGCGCATTCTCCGAGATCGACGAAGCCGTCGATGCCCTGGAGGACGCAATCCTCGAGAGCTCTTCGAGGGAAACGCTGGCCGACATCTTCCACCTCAAGCGGGCGCTGGTGACCTTGCGCAGGACACTGGCGCCGCAGCGCGAGGTGCTGAACGGGCTTGCCCGCAACGACTACGAAGTGATTGACGCGCGGGATCGGGTGTACTTCCGCGATGTCTACGATCACCTGGTGCGCCTGTTCGATATCAACGAGTCCATGCGGGACCAGGTGGGCGGCGCCCTCGAGACCTATCTCTCAGCCACCAACAATCGCATGAACGAGATTATGAAGACGCTGACGGTGATCACCACGATGTTCATGCCGATCTCGTTCATTGCCAGCTTCTTTGGGATGAACTTCTTTTCCCCGAACATGCCGCTCCCGGCGTGGACGGGGCGGGCGGCCTTCGCTGTGATGCTGGCGCTAACAATGGGCATCCCGCTGAGCTTCTACTTCTGGGCCCGACGGCGGGGTTGGGTGGGAGGATGACGGTCACGGCCTCCGATCCGACCGGCAGCAGGCCGCTGCTGGTGGAGATCGCCTTTCGCGTCAAGACCTACGACGTCGACTTCGCCGGCATCGTCAGCAACCTGGTGTATGTGCGCTGACTGGAGGACCTTCGTCTGAAGATGCTGGATGAGCACCTGCCGCTCGAACCGGAATTCCGTCAAGGCAGGGGGCCGGTCCTGGCGCGCACGGAGATCGACTACCTTCGACCGCTTCGTTTTGGCGACGTCGCCGTGGGTCGGATGTGGTTGGCGGGAGTGCGGCGGGCGAGTTGGTCTCTCCAGGCGGAGTTCGTGGCCGGGGAGGACGTGGTCGCCCGGGCGCTGCAAGTGGGGGTGCTCGTCGACTATGCCACGCTCAAGCCGCTGCCGGTCCCGGACGTGCTCCGGCGCAGCCTGCCCGCCGGGACGCAGGTCGGGCCGATCGAGGGCGGCGGGCAGTGAGGTTCGGAGCCGGGTGCAGATTGCGGCTCGTCGCTCCTTCGGTCTGGCGAAGACCACGCCGGCACGGGCGATGAAGACCCGCGAGCCGCCAGGAAAGGCATACGCCTCGCGTGGCGGCTCGCGGCCCGTTTCAGCCCGCCTCTCTCTGGCGGAGCTCTGCCCAGCTGTTGGGCCTACTGGATCTCGTAGACCAGATACACCTGCACCTGGACCGCCTGCGTGCCTGGGGCGGTCGGCACACCGCCGCCGCCGCCCATCCCCTCGGCGTAGACCGCGTACATAGGTTGCGGCGAGCTGAAGGTCGTGCTGGCCGATTTCAATTTGCCCAGGGTGACGCCGGCGCTTGAGGCCAGCATCTGGGCGCGGGCCTGGGCGTCCTGCATTGCCTTCTCGCGGGCCTGATCCTGGGCGGCGGTCGGATCCTGTAGACCAAAGGTCACACCCTGGACGTTGTTGGCGCCGGCCTTGATCGCCGCCTGCAGTAGATCGCCGAGGCGAGCCGTGTCGCGCAGCTTGATCGTCAGCGTGTGGTCAACGGTGTAGGTCACAGAGTCTGTCGGATTGCCGAACTCGTCATACATCGGCTGCGACCAGACGCTAAAGTAGGTGGATTGGATGTCGCCGGGTGCTACGCCCACCAGCCCGGCGGCCTCCGTGATGGCCTGGGCAGCGGCGTTGTTTTCGCTGACAGCAGCCGACACGTCTTCATCCTGTGTCTGGACGCCCAGATTGACGGTCACCATGTCTGGCGTGACGTTTTCGATCCCCGTTCCGCTGGTTGCCAACGTTGCCGGCGCGGTGCTCCCGACGGCGGTGCAGCCGACGAGGAGCAACGCCGACAGGATCAACCCGAGAAGAGAGAGTGTACGTTTCATCTCAATACCTCGCACAGCGCATCAAGGAAGGATGTACGACAGGCCGACCTGCACCTGATAGGTCAGGCTGCCCGGGGCGGTCGGCACGCCGGCTGCGGCCCCGCCCTTGCCACCCACCATCGCCTCGTAGTACGGCACCGGTCCGCCCGTGGTGTCTGAGACGGTGTAGACCTCCCCCAGGGTGACGCCGGCGGCTGCCGCCATCTGCTCGGCCTGGCGCTGCGCATCGGCGATCGCCAGCCGCCGGGCCTCATCCAACGCCGGGGTCAGATCGTCCACGCCATACACCACGCCCTGGACGCTGTTGGCGCCGGCCGTCAGCGCCTGCTGCAAGGCGTCGCCGAGCTTCGCCGGGTCGCGCAATACGGCGGTTAGCGTGTTGTCGACGAAATAGATCTGCTCCCCCGTTGGATTGCCAAATTCGTCGTACTTGGGCTGGGTGTACACGTTGAAGTAGGTGGTCTGCATATCCTCCGGCGCCACGCCGGCCTCTGACAACGCCTGCATCACTCGGCCGGCCAGCAGGTTGTTCTCGGCTACGGCCGACCCGATCTCGGCGCCCCGGGTCTGCACCCCAAGGGTCAGGGTGACGATATCCGGTGGCACGACCACGACCCCCGTCCCGGTCACGGACAGCGTGTCCGGCGTCGTCGAGGACGTTCCCAACGCCGAGCAGGCCGTCAGGATCAGGCCGGCCGCCACTGCGATGGGCATCCACAAGCGGGTTCTGGACATTCCTCTTGCCTCCTTGACTTGTCGGCTTCCCCTGATCGCCGCAGGTGAGCCAGAAGAAGCGCCTCCCCGCTGAGAGTGGCCCGGGGAGGGGCATTTCTGCCACGGCCTCAAGTATAGACGCTGCCGGCTGGACTGTGTAGGCAGCTGCAGGGGGTGGTCGGCGCCGGCCAATTGGGGACCAGACGCCAACCGCCGGCCAGAGGTTCCCGGGGGCGCCTGAGGAGAATCGGGAGAGCCGGGGACGCCGACCCCGGCTCTCCTGTAAGGAGGAGAAGAAGAGATACCGCCCTTCCGAACCCAACTGTACTTCGCCTGGGGAACGGATGCTGGTCCCGCACCTGACGCTTGCCCTACGCCAACCCTGCGTGGATGGGCCGGCGTGCAGTACAATCCTCTCATGGCGGAAGTGCATGTCCTGCTGACCCTGCCCTTTCCCGATCCGCTGCTCGAACGGCTGCGCACCATCTCCCCCGATCTCCGTATCCACCAGCACACCGCCCGGACGGCGGACGACCTGCCCCAGGATCTGCTGCCGGATGTGGAAATTCTGTACACCCTGTCCAGCCTTCCCCTGCCCGAGCAGGCGCCCAGCCTGCGCTGGGTCCAGTTCCACCACGCCGGGATCGACCATGTACTGGACCACCCCCTGCTGCGGTCCAACATTACCATCACCACCCTCAGTGGGGCGGCGGCACCGCAGATGGGGGAATTCGTCCTGACCAGCATCCTGGCGTTGGGGCACCGCTTACCGCGCCTGGAGCGGGACAAACGCGAGAAACGCTGGGCGGAGGATCGGTTCGAACGCTTCCGGCCGTTCGAGCTGCGCGGCAGCACGGTGGGCATCCTCGGGTACGGCAGCGTCGGGCGGGAGGTCGCCCGTCTGTGCCGCGCCTTCGGCGCCCATGTCCTGGCCTCCAAGCGCGACCTGATGCACCCCGAAGACGTCGAATACCAGCCCAGCGGGCTGGGCGATCCCGGCGGCGAGCTGATCGACCGGCTGTATCCGCCCCAGGCCACCGGCTCCATGGCCTCCCTGTGCGATTTCCTGGTCGTGACTGTGCCGTTGACGAGCGAAACGCGAGGCCTCGTGGGGAGAAGCGTCTTCAGAAGCATGAAACCCAGTGCCTTCCTGATCGATGTCTCGCGCGGCGGAGTCGTCGACCACGGGGCGCTGGTGGAAGCCCTGACGGTGAAGCGGCTGGCCGGCGCCGCGCTTGATGTGTACCCGGTCGAGCCGCTGCCGGAGAGCAGCCCGCTTTGGGAGATGGCCAACGTGATCCTGTCGCCGCACATTGCAGGGGCCTCAGGGGAGTATTTCGAGCGAGCGTTGGACGTCTTCCGCGAAAACCTGCGCCGCTACCTGGCCGGCCAACCGCTGCTCAACCGCTACGATCGCCAGCGCGGCTACTGACGCCACCCGGAGACTTCGTGATCAAAGGTGCCATCTTCGACCTGGGATCGACCCTGATCGCCTTTCAGGGTTCATGGCCCGACATCCTCGAGGACAGCACCCGCGCCTTGA is a window of Anaerolineales bacterium DNA encoding:
- a CDS encoding exodeoxyribonuclease VII small subunit produces the protein MPKAKPTKQPNFEQAFDELGSVVTRLETGELPLEEALALFERGQELAAVCAHLLDKAELRLKTLARDDLKAIEEDDLEDL
- a CDS encoding divergent PAP2 family protein, with protein sequence MLYGLLHNPALISALVAWAIAQGAKAPVEYLRTRTWDWSLYLRAGGMPSSHTALVVAVAHGIGLTEGFGSAAFALALVVAMIVVYDATGVRRQAGLHAEVINALLRDLVAGHPLKQEELIELLGHSPLEALVGGLLGLCVAQLLAPQLPAA
- the murJ gene encoding murein biosynthesis integral membrane protein MurJ produces the protein MNAGDRQIARGTLVVMAGLAVSSLAGLLTTMLVSRAFGTQAEIDAFYAANRLPELLFLLMAGGALASAFVPTFTGFLTRHDQPGAWRLASAVGNLVTLVLLAASLLAAVGARWLVTHVLAPGFTDPAQIDLTTSLMRILLIAPAIFGLSGLVMGILNAHQRFALPALAPAFYRVGWILGLWLLVPRMGIYGLAWGVVLGAGLHLAIQVPGLLRLGGHYVASLGGGNPAVAEVGRLMLPRLLGVAVVQVNFVVNTILASGMPEGSVAALTFAFSLMIMPQAVIAQSSAIAALPTFSAQFARGELDSLRASLGKTLRAVFFLALPASLGLVLLSTPIVSALFERGAFSAQSTEMVAWALVWFAVGLVGHSLLEIVSRAFYALHDTRTPVLVGVAAMTLNVLLSLLLAQAFIQIGWMPHGALALANSLATGLECVVLLGLIRRRLGGLEAAPLRPGLVATLMASGAMSLCLVGWLSLTASRSAVVVALGGVVLGFVVFIVVAASLKAPEPLALWRAARRRLAQG
- the corA gene encoding magnesium/cobalt transporter CorA; amino-acid sequence: MIRAQHLPVKGTLRALAPTELNPRLLRASQGTVWVDFEAEPIETCEPILRDVFRFHPLAIDDALRETHIPKLDDWGDYLYIAFHSVGFDLDGGPHVDTREVDFFLGKGYLVSHHDEPIPMVNKIWERCQKDQRILGEGPDHALYLVLDELVNSYMGAFSEIDEAVDALEDAILESSSRETLADIFHLKRALVTLRRTLAPQREVLNGLARNDYEVIDARDRVYFRDVYDHLVRLFDINESMRDQVGGALETYLSATNNRMNEIMKTLTVITTMFMPISFIASFFGMNFFSPNMPLPAWTGRAAFAVMLALTMGIPLSFYFWARRRGWVGG
- a CDS encoding thioesterase family protein, which produces MLDEHLPLEPEFRQGRGPVLARTEIDYLRPLRFGDVAVGRMWLAGVRRASWSLQAEFVAGEDVVARALQVGVLVDYATLKPLPVPDVLRRSLPAGTQVGPIEGGGQ
- a CDS encoding SIMPL domain-containing protein (The SIMPL domain is named for its presence in mouse protein SIMPL (signalling molecule that associates with mouse pelle-like kinase). Bacterial member BP26, from Brucella, was shown to assemble into a channel-like structure, while YggE from E. coli has been associated with resistance to oxidative stress.); the encoded protein is MKRTLSLLGLILSALLLVGCTAVGSTAPATLATSGTGIENVTPDMVTVNLGVQTQDEDVSAAVSENNAAAQAITEAAGLVGVAPGDIQSTYFSVWSQPMYDEFGNPTDSVTYTVDHTLTIKLRDTARLGDLLQAAIKAGANNVQGVTFGLQDPTAAQDQAREKAMQDAQARAQMLASSAGVTLGKLKSASTTFSSPQPMYAVYAEGMGGGGGVPTAPGTQAVQVQVYLVYEIQ
- a CDS encoding SIMPL domain-containing protein (The SIMPL domain is named for its presence in mouse protein SIMPL (signalling molecule that associates with mouse pelle-like kinase). Bacterial member BP26, from Brucella, was shown to assemble into a channel-like structure, while YggE from E. coli has been associated with resistance to oxidative stress.); the encoded protein is MSRTRLWMPIAVAAGLILTACSALGTSSTTPDTLSVTGTGVVVVPPDIVTLTLGVQTRGAEIGSAVAENNLLAGRVMQALSEAGVAPEDMQTTYFNVYTQPKYDEFGNPTGEQIYFVDNTLTAVLRDPAKLGDALQQALTAGANSVQGVVYGVDDLTPALDEARRLAIADAQRQAEQMAAAAGVTLGEVYTVSDTTGGPVPYYEAMVGGKGGAAAGVPTAPGSLTYQVQVGLSYILP
- a CDS encoding D-2-hydroxyacid dehydrogenase, translating into MQYNPLMAEVHVLLTLPFPDPLLERLRTISPDLRIHQHTARTADDLPQDLLPDVEILYTLSSLPLPEQAPSLRWVQFHHAGIDHVLDHPLLRSNITITTLSGAAAPQMGEFVLTSILALGHRLPRLERDKREKRWAEDRFERFRPFELRGSTVGILGYGSVGREVARLCRAFGAHVLASKRDLMHPEDVEYQPSGLGDPGGELIDRLYPPQATGSMASLCDFLVVTVPLTSETRGLVGRSVFRSMKPSAFLIDVSRGGVVDHGALVEALTVKRLAGAALDVYPVEPLPESSPLWEMANVILSPHIAGASGEYFERALDVFRENLRRYLAGQPLLNRYDRQRGY